GCAAATCGCCGATTCTCTTCAGACCCGTCTTCTTAATAATACTAAAAAACTCCTGCTGGTTCCAGATACGCAATTTTCTCGCTATCGCGTCCGGCTTTTCGCCTTTCTGCACAAGCGCCGCCGCGCTGAACATCCTGCGAAACTGCCATGCGAACGCCCCCACCACCGTATATTCGGCTTCCTTATCAGCCTGGAACATTCTGCGAAGCTGCTCAATCGCCCTTCCTATATCCCCCGCCATCATCGAATCGATAACCTCGAACGCCCCGAACACCCTGTTTCGTCCGACAAGCTCGGCGATATCCTTTTCAGTTATTATTTTCGCCGAACCGGTATACGCCGCCAGTTTATCTATTTCGCACCGAAGCATCCCCGGCTCGTCGCCGGAAAGTTCGATAAGCATTTGCGCCGCGTCGTAAGAAAGATTTTTGCCCTGCCTGTCCTTGGCGTAATCGCGTATATAAGAAACAAGAGAGCTTGATTTTAATTCGGAAACTTCGAGCAGTTGCCCCTTCTTCGGCAGAATTTTCGCAAGCCGGGTATTCGACGCCCATTTCCCGACCGTCAGGATTAAAATACCGCTGGCCGCAGGATTTTCAAAATATTTTTCGAGAAGCTCCCGGTTATCGCTGACAAAATCATCGGCATCGGCAAGAACAACCACGCGTTTTTCCGCCAGAAACGGCAGAGTCCTCAGCTCATCGAAAATCTCCACCGCCGTAACCTTATCGGCCTCGGCCCGCCAAAGACACATCTGCATCTGTTCAGGCGTCAGCAGTTGATTAACCAGTGCCGTTACCTGCTCGGCGACAAGAAATTCATCCTTGCCCGCGACGACGTATATCGGCTTTGTATCTGTTTTTTTCATCAATGACATTTTTTCTACTTTTTATTTTAAAATCTGTGAAATCTGTGACTGAATTTTCATGGTTTTATTTAATTTTAATAACTAATGGATTCGCAATCAGTTTTGCGGTATTTTCAGCGAACGCGTTCCATTTCTCTTTTGTTTCGAACCCTGCTGTTCTGTTCCAGCCGGCGCCGGCATAATAGACAATCGAATTATTTTTCGCTTTCGCAAGTAAAAGGTAATTTTCCCCGTCATCCGCGGTTTTTCCCATCGCCGCCTCTTTCGGCAGGATAACTCCACATCCGATTATGCCAAACCTCGGCTC
Above is a genomic segment from Phycisphaerae bacterium containing:
- the holA gene encoding DNA polymerase III subunit delta, whose translation is MKKTDTKPIYVVAGKDEFLVAEQVTALVNQLLTPEQMQMCLWRAEADKVTAVEIFDELRTLPFLAEKRVVVLADADDFVSDNRELLEKYFENPAASGILILTVGKWASNTRLAKILPKKGQLLEVSELKSSSLVSYIRDYAKDRQGKNLSYDAAQMLIELSGDEPGMLRCEIDKLAAYTGSAKIITEKDIAELVGRNRVFGAFEVIDSMMAGDIGRAIEQLRRMFQADKEAEYTVVGAFAWQFRRMFSAAALVQKGEKPDAIARKLRIWNQQEFFSIIKKTGLKRIGDLLRQLAEIDYGIKTGRATAQTAIESMIVQFAGK